From the genome of Fusobacterium simiae, one region includes:
- a CDS encoding NAD(P)H-dependent flavin oxidoreductase → MRKNRIAEILNIKYPIIQGPMAWLTDAKLVSAVSNAGGLGILGPNAGQYNATTSIIETTERMRNEIRKTKELTDKPFGVVILVDTDMSFTEAILDMVIKEKVEAVLVNGLDNVDYTDTFKKLKDNNIKIIFRPLTPTIANARMAEANGVDIYVATGFDEGGTLPENQIGTFSIVPLIVDSVKNIPIVAAGGIGDVRGVRAAFALGAEGVFLGSRFLTTIEARTAPNIKELIVKSTAEDLDIFRTLPYFYRSIHTKLSTELVEMDKKGATREELAMKQGGGRNMKLGMLDGDTENGYISVGLGISSIKEILSVEDTIKELMQDFID, encoded by the coding sequence ATGAGAAAAAATCGTATAGCAGAAATATTAAATATAAAATATCCGATAATTCAAGGACCTATGGCATGGCTTACAGATGCTAAATTGGTTTCAGCAGTGAGTAATGCAGGAGGATTAGGGATTTTAGGTCCAAATGCTGGACAATATAATGCAACAACTTCAATAATAGAAACAACTGAAAGAATGAGAAATGAAATTAGAAAAACCAAAGAATTAACAGATAAACCTTTTGGAGTAGTTATATTAGTGGATACTGATATGAGTTTTACAGAAGCTATATTAGATATGGTAATAAAAGAAAAAGTTGAGGCTGTTTTGGTAAATGGATTAGACAATGTAGATTATACGGATACATTTAAAAAATTAAAAGATAATAATATAAAAATAATTTTTAGACCATTAACCCCTACAATAGCGAATGCTAGAATGGCAGAAGCTAATGGAGTAGATATTTATGTTGCAACAGGTTTTGATGAAGGAGGTACATTACCTGAAAATCAAATTGGAACTTTTTCAATTGTACCTCTAATTGTAGATAGTGTAAAAAATATTCCTATTGTTGCAGCAGGAGGAATTGGAGATGTAAGAGGAGTTAGAGCTGCTTTTGCCTTAGGTGCAGAAGGGGTATTTTTAGGAAGTAGATTTTTAACAACAATAGAAGCAAGAACTGCACCAAATATAAAAGAACTAATAGTTAAATCAACAGCAGAAGATTTAGATATTTTTAGAACATTACCTTATTTTTATCGTTCTATCCATACAAAATTATCAACTGAATTAGTTGAAATGGATAAGAAAGGTGCAACTAGGGAAGAGTTAGCTATGAAACAAGGTGGAGGAAGAAATATGAAATTAGGAATGCTTGATGGGGATACAGAAAATGGTTATATTTCTGTTGGGCTAGGTATTAGTTCAATAAAAGAAATTTTATCAGTTGAAGATACAATAAAAGAATTAATGCAAGATTTTATTGATTAA
- a CDS encoding nuclear transport factor 2 family protein: MNLKELEAKFELKELVDIFSTLSDTKSVHEQTLLFTENSLIEVYMDGKKTFDLHGRKEIEDAFTAFLAPFKHVYHQGGQQIITELTDTTAKGTSYCLVALVSEENGKKTVAKHGVTYFDEFVKIDGKWYFEKRISNFVWTTEEVQEINDNQL, encoded by the coding sequence ATGAATTTAAAAGAATTAGAAGCAAAATTTGAATTAAAGGAATTAGTTGATATATTTTCAACATTGTCAGATACAAAGTCAGTACATGAACAAACATTATTATTTACAGAAAATTCTTTGATAGAAGTTTATATGGATGGAAAAAAGACTTTTGACTTGCATGGAAGAAAGGAAATTGAAGATGCATTTACAGCATTTTTAGCCCCATTCAAACATGTGTATCATCAAGGAGGGCAACAAATTATAACTGAATTAACAGATACAACTGCAAAGGGAACTTCATATTGTTTAGTTGCTTTGGTAAGTGAAGAAAATGGGAAAAAGACAGTAGCAAAACACGGGGTTACTTATTTTGATGAATTTGTAAAAATTGATGGTAAATGGTATTTTGAAAAAAGAATTTCTAATTTTGTATGGACAACAGAAGAAGTACAAGAAATAAATGATAATCAGCTATAA
- a CDS encoding winged helix-turn-helix transcriptional regulator has translation MERICKNITNEILEQNKDIFGVLYIQTILAGKWKIAILWFLKDKAQRYNEIKKFLKTVSQAALTKQLRELENDKIVNRKIYNEIPPKVEYSLTERGKQLIPILLEMKDIGVSFLDKDFKV, from the coding sequence ATGGAAAGAATATGTAAAAATATTACTAATGAAATTTTAGAACAAAATAAAGATATTTTTGGAGTTTTATATATACAAACTATATTAGCTGGAAAATGGAAAATTGCTATTCTATGGTTTCTTAAAGATAAAGCTCAAAGATATAATGAAATTAAAAAATTTTTAAAGACTGTTTCCCAAGCTGCCTTAACAAAACAATTAAGAGAATTAGAAAATGATAAAATTGTAAATAGAAAAATATATAATGAAATCCCTCCAAAAGTTGAGTATTCTCTAACAGAAAGAGGGAAACAATTAATTCCTATTTTATTGGAAATGAAAGATATTGGTGTTTCATTTTTAGATAAAGATTTTAAGGTATAA
- a CDS encoding flavodoxin, producing MKKYLLVILSLFLIGTTIFAVPAGNNKSKILVVYFSLPEGSDPNNLNKEGENSTVVINGKVLGNTEYMAKIIQENTGADIYRIVPKIPYDISNHRNLTNFAKEEQKNNARPEIAGKIVDVSKYDTIFVGYPIWWADMPMILYTFFDSVDLSGKTVIPFGTHGGSGFAGTVETIKELEPKAKVSDNGRIISRNSIANSEKNIISWIESLGYKK from the coding sequence ATGAAAAAATATTTGTTAGTAATTTTATCACTTTTTTTAATAGGAACTACAATTTTTGCTGTACCAGCAGGAAATAATAAAAGTAAGATTTTGGTTGTATATTTTTCTTTACCAGAAGGAAGTGACCCAAATAATCTAAATAAAGAGGGAGAAAATAGTACCGTTGTAATAAATGGAAAAGTTTTAGGAAACACAGAGTACATGGCTAAGATAATTCAAGAAAATACAGGAGCAGATATTTATAGAATAGTACCTAAAATTCCTTATGATATATCAAATCATAGAAATTTAACAAATTTTGCAAAAGAAGAACAAAAGAATAATGCTAGACCTGAAATAGCTGGTAAAATTGTAGATGTTAGTAAATATGACACAATATTTGTAGGTTATCCAATCTGGTGGGCAGATATGCCAATGATTTTATATACATTTTTTGATAGTGTAGATTTATCAGGAAAAACTGTAATACCATTTGGAACACATGGTGGAAGTGGTTTTGCAGGAACAGTTGAAACTATAAAAGAATTAGAACCAAAAGCAAAAGTTAGTGATAATGGAAGAATAATATCAAGAAATTCAATAGCTAACTCAGAAAAAAATATTATTAGTTGGATAGAGAGCTTAGGGTATAAAAAATAA